The genomic stretch CTCATCAAACTCAATATCTCATTAAGCTTTTTTCCCTTTGCGATCTCTACTCCTACGTGATGGTTCCTCGACAGGTCGCTCTGGCATGTAGTTATAAGATCACCGATCCCTGAAAGGCCGGAAAAAGTTTCTTTTTTTGCCCCGGCGGCAATGCCAAGCCTGGTAATCTCTGCCATCCCGCGTATGATCAGAGCTGATTTAGCGTTATTGCCCAGGGAAAGGCCGTCGCAGATACCGGCAGCTATCGCTATGACATTTTTCAGCGCACCGCCGAGCTCGACACCTATCAGATCGTTGCTGGTATAGACCCTGAAAGAAGGGCTTGACAATACTTGCTGAAAATAGGCGGAGAGTTTTTTATCCCTGCTTGCCACAACAGACGCAGCGGGCAGTCCGGTGGCGATCTCTTTTGAAAGGTTCGGACCCGAAATGACCGCAACGACTTTTATCCCGAGTTCTTTTTCTATTATCTGCGACGGCCGGTCAAGCGTCTTTTTCTCAATGCCTTTCGCGGCGCTGAGAAATTTCATATTTTTCGGGACGATCCTCTGTTCGGCCGCCGCTATAAGCACATT from Candidatus Saganbacteria bacterium encodes the following:
- a CDS encoding NAD(P)-dependent glycerol-3-phosphate dehydrogenase, with the translated sequence MKYIAVLGAGAWGTTLANMLAKNGLSVKIWTFEKGTADDINNNNENKIFLPGVKLNKNISASDDLEDVLIKDGYVICAIPTKYLRNVLIAAAEQRIVPKNMKFLSAAKGIEKKTLDRPSQIIEKELGIKVVAVISGPNLSKEIATGLPAASVVASRDKKLSAYFQQVLSSPSFRVYTSNDLIGVELGGALKNVIAIAAGICDGLSLGNNAKSALIIRGMAEITRLGIAAGAKKETFSGLSGIGDLITTCQSDLSRNHHVGVEIAKGKKLNEILSLMSGVPEGVETVISSIELAKRLKIEMPIASEVKNVLFEGKDPKQAILDLMNRQLKDED